One genomic segment of Oreochromis aureus strain Israel breed Guangdong linkage group 9, ZZ_aureus, whole genome shotgun sequence includes these proteins:
- the LOC120441730 gene encoding zinc finger protein 239-like: MTSTEKDQHGARDQRSQEADKSHRRKEEKRYSCDECGKDINRKSDLIRHQLIHSGVKAHYCDLCGKSFTMAANLKRHQLIHSALKPYSCDLCEKSFTQFGHLKRHQLLHSGVKAYSCDRCGKAFARSSSLQGHLVTHSENNKAYSCDICGKTFCSLVKRNIHLRIHTGHDVYWCDQCGKLFTTATHLQNHMFTHTEERPYKCDWCEKAFKEPRSLRQHQQIHTRKRLYKCSYCEKQSDTDGSSSQPCRHCGGGKEFLCDLCGKTFSHQRSLKVHQRRHTGDKMNYCKECGRGFPKLSELKRHEVIHSGVKKHLCDQCGSSFTTAGYLKVHKRVHTGEKPYKCRHCDRSFSYSGSRDRHELRHIEGNFRTV; the protein is encoded by the exons gaccaacatggagcgagagatcagcgctctcaggaggctgacaaatcacacagaagaaaggaagagaaaagatacagctgtgatgagtgtgggaaggatatTAATCGGAAGTCTGACCTGATACGGcatcaactcatccacagtggagttaaagcacactactgtgacttgtgtggaaagtcttttaccatGGCTGcaaacttaaaaagacaccaactcatccacagtgcacttaaaccgtacagctgtgacttgtgtgaaAAATCTTTCACCCAGTTCggacacttaaaaagacaccaactcctccacagtggagttaaagcgtacagctgtgatcggTGTGGTAAAGCTTTTGCTCGTAGTAGCAGCTTACAGGgccatctagttacccactctgaaAATAATAAAGCATATAGCTGcgacatttgtggaaaaacattCTGCTCGCTAGTCAAACGAAATATTCACCTGCGCATTCACACTGGACATGATGTTTACTGGTGCGATCAGTGTGGGAAACTGTTTACAACAGCCACACACTTACAAAaccacatgtttacccacactgaggagagaccttataaatgtgactgGTGTGAAAAGGCTTTTAAAGAGCCACGTTCCCTGAGACAGCATCAACAGATTCACACCAGAAaaagactctacaagtgcagttactgtgag aagcagagcgacacagatggatccagttctcaaccctgtcgtcactgtggtggtgggaaagagtttctctgtgacctttgtggaaaaactttcagtcatCAACGAAGCCTAAAAGTACATCagcgtagacacactggagacaaaatgaactactgcaaagaatgtgggagaggtTTCCCCAAACTAAGTGAATTAAAACGACATGAAGTcattcacagtggggttaaaaagcacctctgtgaccagtgtgggtcatccttcaccactgcaggTTACCTTAAAGTACAtaaacgagtccacacaggagagaaaccgtaCAAATGTAGACACTGTGACAGAAGTTTCTCATATTCAGGGAGTCGTGATCGCCATGAACTTCGACATATTGAAGGGAACTTTAGaacagtgtga